One segment of Streptomyces sp. XD-27 DNA contains the following:
- a CDS encoding GNAT family N-acetyltransferase, whose translation MVPTPTLRTDRLLLEPYTPEDEEAFVALFQDTRVSRWMGDGPVSEAADRALFGRIFTKVYARNLFDVWAVRRDGALVGHAEIKRTDAVDGHEIVYALAPEAWGSGLGTELAGAIAAYGFETLGLTEVHATVAAQNTPSLALLAKIGFERARDITEDDGSTTRVLTLRRTA comes from the coding sequence GTGGTCCCGACCCCGACTCTCCGTACCGACCGCCTCCTTCTGGAGCCGTACACCCCGGAAGACGAAGAGGCTTTCGTCGCGCTGTTCCAGGACACGCGCGTGTCCCGCTGGATGGGCGACGGCCCCGTTTCCGAAGCGGCGGACCGGGCCCTGTTCGGGCGGATCTTCACGAAGGTCTATGCCCGGAACCTCTTCGATGTCTGGGCCGTCCGCAGGGACGGTGCGCTCGTCGGGCACGCCGAGATCAAGCGGACCGACGCCGTCGACGGCCACGAGATCGTCTACGCACTGGCTCCCGAGGCGTGGGGCTCCGGGTTGGGGACGGAGCTGGCGGGGGCGATCGCGGCCTACGGCTTCGAGACCCTCGGACTGACCGAGGTCCACGCCACCGTGGCCGCGCAGAACACCCCCTCGCTGGCGCTGCTCGCCAAGATCGGCTTCGAGCGCGCCCGGGACATCACCGAGGACGACGGCAGCACCACGCGTGTCCTGACGCTCCGTCGCACAGCCTGA
- a CDS encoding glycosyltransferase family 39 protein → MRSPSRRTAFPAGAGVVALVPMGVMLALGLWGLDRRAMWRDEAATYVAARRTVPQLWELLGTVDAVHGLYYVLMHAVLAVRADEIALRLPSVAAAVCTAGLVAATGHRLTGRRRAGIWAGLLYAATPMVGHYAQEGRSYALVALGAALATWLLIDAVEREVGDGGDVEGACGGAGAGVAEGAGKADGAGTGDAAGRGARDAAGAGRWIAYGAVTSLTALTHVCAVLLLAAHAATLLAARVPGAVWRRWAPAAGAALAALLPLLLVSHGQAAQVSWIPVPGLPQARALLHGFAGPSGLVLTVNLLLAAVALARPPRPVGRLSVPAVALPLALVPPVTLFAASQREALFLDRYLFFALAGVPLLAAAGAERIASALPSRRGTAAVGCVAIAAAFLWQLPLHARERGPAARADDLALAAAELGRATRPGDAVLYAPPYARRAALAYPHQVAGLRDIALDADGPSSGTLYGREAARGDLAARLAGEPRVWVLSEPGGVRGPKARALREGFRPVFALCLAAGTLTLYAR, encoded by the coding sequence ATGCGGTCTCCTTCGCGGCGCACGGCCTTCCCGGCCGGTGCGGGCGTCGTCGCCCTGGTGCCGATGGGTGTCATGCTCGCGCTCGGGCTGTGGGGACTCGACCGACGCGCGATGTGGCGTGACGAGGCGGCGACGTACGTGGCGGCACGGCGCACGGTGCCGCAGCTGTGGGAGCTGCTGGGCACGGTGGACGCCGTCCATGGCCTCTACTACGTGTTGATGCACGCCGTACTCGCCGTCCGCGCCGACGAGATCGCACTGCGGCTCCCGTCCGTGGCGGCCGCCGTGTGCACGGCCGGCCTGGTCGCCGCGACGGGCCACCGGCTGACGGGCCGCCGCCGGGCGGGCATATGGGCGGGGCTGCTGTACGCGGCGACGCCGATGGTCGGCCACTACGCCCAGGAGGGCCGCTCGTACGCCCTGGTGGCGCTGGGCGCGGCCTTGGCGACGTGGCTGCTGATCGACGCGGTCGAGCGGGAGGTGGGGGACGGCGGCGACGTGGAGGGGGCGTGCGGGGGCGCGGGCGCGGGAGTCGCTGAGGGCGCGGGTAAGGCAGACGGCGCGGGTACGGGAGACGCCGCGGGCAGGGGTGCGAGGGATGCGGCCGGCGCGGGTCGATGGATCGCGTACGGAGCCGTCACCTCCCTCACCGCGCTGACGCACGTCTGCGCGGTGCTGCTCCTGGCCGCCCATGCCGCGACGCTGCTGGCGGCGCGCGTACCCGGCGCGGTGTGGCGCCGCTGGGCCCCGGCGGCGGGCGCGGCGCTCGCCGCGCTGCTGCCGCTGCTGCTGGTCTCCCATGGCCAGGCGGCACAGGTCTCGTGGATACCCGTTCCCGGCCTCCCGCAGGCGCGGGCGCTGCTCCACGGCTTCGCGGGCCCGAGTGGCCTGGTGCTGACGGTGAATCTGCTGCTGGCGGCGGTGGCCCTGGCCCGTCCGCCCCGGCCGGTCGGCCGGCTGTCCGTACCGGCCGTCGCGCTTCCGCTCGCGCTCGTACCGCCCGTGACGCTGTTCGCCGCCTCCCAGCGCGAGGCCCTGTTCCTCGACCGCTACCTGTTCTTCGCGCTGGCGGGTGTACCTCTGCTCGCGGCGGCGGGCGCGGAACGCATCGCCTCCGCGCTGCCGTCGCGGCGGGGGACGGCGGCGGTGGGCTGCGTCGCGATCGCCGCCGCGTTCCTCTGGCAGCTGCCCCTCCACGCCCGCGAACGCGGCCCGGCGGCCCGCGCGGACGACCTCGCGCTCGCGGCCGCCGAACTGGGCCGCGCCACCCGCCCCGGCGACGCGGTGCTGTACGCCCCGCCGTACGCTCGCCGCGCCGCGCTGGCGTACCCGCACCAGGTCGCGGGCCTGCGCGACATCGCCCTCGACGCGGACGGCCCCTCCTCCGGCACGCTGTACGGCCGCGAAGCGGCCCGGGGCGACCTGGCGGCACGACTGGCGGGCGAGCCGCGCGTATGGGTGCTCTCGGAGCCGGGCGGCGTGCGGGGCCCGAAGGCACGGGCGCTACGCGAGGGGTTCCGGCCGGTGTTCGCACTGTGCCTGGCGGCCGGGACGCTGACGCTGTACGCGCGTTGA
- a CDS encoding bifunctional glycosyltransferase family 2 protein/CDP-glycerol:glycerophosphate glycerophosphotransferase gives MPRFSIVIAAYRVQGYLRACLDSALTQSFHDIEVVAVDDRSPDHCGAIIDEYAARDPRVVPVHLPVNSGPGRARNAGVERATGDYLLFLDGDDTLAPGTLQGLADRLTLNEDPDILYFDHVRTYWWDQAEPSLFGELLASAGTDVFSVRDRPEFLRLFAMSSNRVYHRGFYTRHAFAFSEGIYEDALLSYKTMLTARRIACVDLVGLEYRQRRTGASTGSPGEKHFVIFDQYARLFAFLDDQPHLDPKHTLRPLLFERAVSHFLFCLDRRTRVAAADRRRYFRRAAAWYRAHLPADFTPPADTKWRFNALACGSYVHYRVRALFARSGDAARKLRRIVRRPLAVRAKRALYKLHLRRPVDPNLAVYSAYWDRGVLCNPAAIYHKAKELAPHIRGVWVVRKSELASLPDGVEYVVPGTRKFYRAVARAKYLVNNANFPNDVVKRPGTVHLQTLHGTPLKCMGLDQQRHPAASGGMSFRNLLKRVDRWDYVLSANQHSSEVWERVYPGSYRILEYGYPRNDVFFSAPPDRVAEIRAGLGIPAGHTAILYTPTIRDYQKGFTPRLDVARLSRALGPQTVLLVRTHYSYGKRAGLERIQEAGPVIDVSAHPSVEELCLAADALITDYSSIMFDYALLDRPIVVYADDWETYQATRGVYFDLLSGRPGDTPGAVARTEDELIAVFRDGRWRDAEATALRTAFRERFCRFDDGHAAERVVRTLMLAPDTARPTRPSASAPRRDGRERDGREPVAL, from the coding sequence ATGCCTCGATTCAGCATCGTCATCGCCGCCTACCGCGTGCAGGGCTACCTCCGCGCCTGCCTGGACTCCGCGCTGACCCAGTCGTTCCACGACATCGAGGTGGTGGCCGTCGACGACCGCTCCCCCGACCACTGCGGCGCCATCATCGACGAGTACGCGGCCCGCGACCCGCGCGTCGTCCCCGTCCACCTGCCCGTCAACTCCGGCCCCGGCCGGGCCCGCAACGCCGGTGTGGAGCGGGCCACCGGCGACTACCTGCTCTTCCTCGACGGCGACGACACCCTCGCCCCCGGCACCCTCCAGGGGCTCGCCGACCGCCTCACCCTCAACGAAGACCCCGACATCCTCTACTTCGACCACGTCCGCACCTACTGGTGGGACCAGGCCGAGCCCAGCCTCTTCGGTGAACTCCTCGCCTCCGCCGGTACCGACGTGTTCTCCGTCCGCGACCGGCCCGAATTCCTGCGGCTCTTCGCGATGTCGTCCAACCGCGTCTACCACCGCGGCTTCTACACCCGGCACGCCTTCGCGTTCAGCGAGGGAATCTACGAAGACGCCCTGCTCTCCTACAAGACCATGCTGACGGCGCGGCGAATAGCCTGCGTCGACCTGGTGGGGCTCGAATACCGGCAGCGGCGGACCGGTGCCAGCACCGGCAGCCCCGGCGAGAAGCATTTCGTCATCTTCGACCAGTACGCGCGGCTCTTCGCCTTCCTCGACGACCAACCGCACCTCGACCCGAAGCACACGCTGCGCCCGCTGCTGTTCGAACGGGCCGTGTCCCACTTCCTCTTCTGCCTCGACCGCCGCACCCGGGTCGCCGCGGCGGACCGGCGCCGCTATTTCCGCCGGGCCGCCGCGTGGTACCGCGCGCACCTGCCCGCGGACTTCACCCCGCCCGCCGACACCAAATGGCGCTTCAACGCGCTCGCGTGCGGCTCCTACGTCCACTACCGGGTACGGGCGCTGTTCGCGCGGTCGGGCGACGCGGCCCGCAAGCTCCGGCGGATCGTCCGGCGGCCCCTGGCCGTGCGGGCCAAGCGGGCGCTGTACAAGCTCCATCTGCGGCGGCCCGTCGACCCGAACCTGGCCGTCTACTCCGCGTACTGGGACCGCGGCGTGCTGTGCAACCCCGCGGCGATCTACCACAAGGCGAAGGAACTGGCGCCGCACATCCGCGGCGTATGGGTGGTCCGCAAGTCCGAACTCGCCTCGCTCCCGGACGGCGTGGAATACGTCGTCCCGGGCACCCGGAAGTTCTATCGGGCGGTGGCCCGCGCCAAATACCTCGTCAACAACGCGAACTTCCCCAACGACGTGGTCAAACGGCCGGGCACCGTCCATCTGCAGACCCTCCACGGGACGCCGCTCAAGTGCATGGGACTCGACCAGCAGCGCCATCCCGCCGCGAGCGGCGGAATGAGTTTCCGCAACCTCCTCAAACGCGTCGACCGCTGGGACTACGTCCTGTCCGCCAACCAGCACTCCAGCGAGGTGTGGGAGCGGGTGTATCCCGGCTCGTACCGGATCCTGGAATACGGATATCCGCGCAACGACGTGTTCTTCTCCGCGCCCCCCGACCGCGTCGCGGAGATCCGCGCCGGCCTGGGAATCCCCGCCGGGCACACCGCGATCCTCTACACCCCCACCATCCGCGACTACCAGAAGGGCTTCACCCCCCGCCTGGACGTGGCGCGCCTCAGCCGCGCCCTGGGCCCGCAGACCGTCCTCCTCGTACGGACCCACTACTCGTACGGCAAACGGGCCGGCCTGGAGCGGATCCAGGAGGCGGGACCGGTGATCGACGTCTCCGCCCACCCGTCCGTGGAAGAGCTCTGCCTGGCCGCCGACGCGCTGATCACCGACTATTCGTCGATCATGTTCGACTACGCGCTGCTCGACCGGCCGATCGTCGTCTACGCCGACGACTGGGAGACCTACCAGGCCACCCGCGGCGTCTACTTCGACCTGCTGTCCGGGCGGCCCGGCGACACCCCGGGCGCCGTCGCCCGCACCGAGGACGAGCTGATCGCCGTCTTCCGGGACGGCCGCTGGCGCGACGCCGAGGCCACCGCCCTGCGCACCGCCTTCCGGGAACGCTTCTGCCGGTTCGACGACGGCCACGCCGCCGAGCGCGTCGTACGGACGCTCATGCTGGCCCCCGACACCGCGCGGCCGACCCGCCCGTCCGCGTCCGCACCGCGGCGCGACGGCCGGGAACGCGACGGCCGAGAACCCGTTGCGCTGTAG
- a CDS encoding serine/threonine-protein kinase, producing MPHAHQPVLKPLGPDDPREVSGYQLLAKIGEGGMGSVYLTRTRGDQPVALKLIRRGFAQNPDFRARFEAEVQAARRVSGYHIVPVLDHNMNGDQPWIATSYVAGLALDDAMAAFGPLPLPAALQVVGCTARALVSVHAVSVIHRDLKPSNILLSSQGPWVIDFGIARATDTTQLTRTGGFIGTPQYMSPEHALGRKVTPATDVFALGLIAAVVATGRHPYGDGSGLSVAAQIANTQVQPPDLSGYPDQLRPLLEVCLAADPAARPTPAALADWCQQVSGRQLSDFTGWLPPQLAGEIARREQAALQPPQPQPTPQPQPQAAPPTAPPTAPVPPATYVPTQAAPPGPVAPAYQAYAPTQAAAPAPQPPAVPVPVPARRNRKPLLIGGGVVALAVAGAVIMSSGGDDKPRNSDPSTYTASDVKDETVYMWAIPDEGSSVNMETFYDLDADFGFERSNDRDVVKVGTEEMNIDGHRIIFRTKFGKAKSDSVKDCAAAARGQQTLPDVLEKEQLTGANPLIRQGDVLCTVTTDKNLAMLKITKVLPGEQRNPAADIPMFDAEWTRFEP from the coding sequence ATGCCGCACGCCCATCAGCCCGTCCTGAAGCCGCTGGGGCCGGACGACCCACGGGAGGTCTCCGGCTACCAGTTGCTCGCCAAGATCGGCGAGGGCGGCATGGGCTCGGTCTACCTCACCCGCACCCGAGGCGACCAGCCCGTGGCCCTGAAGCTGATCCGGCGCGGATTCGCCCAGAACCCGGACTTCCGCGCCCGCTTCGAGGCCGAGGTCCAGGCCGCCCGCCGGGTCTCCGGCTACCACATCGTGCCGGTGCTGGACCACAACATGAACGGCGACCAGCCCTGGATCGCCACCTCCTACGTCGCCGGCCTCGCCCTGGACGACGCCATGGCCGCCTTCGGCCCGCTGCCGCTGCCCGCGGCCCTCCAGGTCGTCGGCTGCACCGCCCGGGCCCTGGTGTCGGTCCACGCCGTCTCCGTCATCCACCGCGACCTCAAGCCCAGCAACATCCTGCTCAGCTCCCAGGGCCCGTGGGTCATCGACTTCGGCATCGCCCGCGCCACCGACACCACCCAGCTGACCCGGACCGGCGGCTTCATCGGCACCCCGCAGTACATGTCCCCGGAGCACGCCCTGGGCCGGAAGGTCACCCCGGCCACGGACGTCTTCGCCCTCGGCCTGATCGCCGCCGTCGTGGCGACCGGCCGCCACCCCTACGGCGACGGATCGGGCCTCTCCGTCGCGGCCCAGATCGCCAACACGCAGGTGCAGCCCCCGGACCTGAGCGGCTACCCGGACCAGCTCCGGCCGCTCCTGGAGGTCTGCCTCGCCGCGGACCCGGCCGCCCGCCCCACCCCCGCGGCCCTCGCCGACTGGTGCCAGCAGGTCTCCGGACGGCAGCTGTCCGACTTCACCGGCTGGCTGCCGCCCCAGCTCGCCGGAGAGATCGCCCGCCGGGAACAGGCCGCCCTCCAGCCGCCGCAGCCGCAACCCACGCCCCAACCCCAGCCCCAGGCAGCGCCGCCGACCGCGCCGCCGACCGCGCCGGTGCCCCCAGCCACGTACGTCCCCACCCAGGCGGCGCCCCCTGGCCCCGTAGCACCGGCCTACCAGGCGTACGCCCCCACTCAGGCCGCCGCCCCCGCTCCGCAGCCGCCCGCTGTGCCCGTGCCCGTGCCCGCGCGCCGCAACCGCAAACCGCTCCTGATCGGGGGCGGCGTGGTGGCGCTGGCGGTCGCCGGAGCCGTGATCATGAGCAGCGGAGGCGACGACAAGCCCAGGAACAGCGACCCCAGCACGTACACGGCGAGCGACGTCAAGGACGAAACGGTCTACATGTGGGCCATCCCCGATGAGGGGAGTTCCGTGAACATGGAGACGTTCTACGACCTCGACGCCGACTTCGGCTTCGAGCGGAGCAACGACCGGGACGTGGTCAAAGTGGGCACCGAGGAAATGAACATCGACGGCCACAGGATCATCTTCCGCACCAAGTTCGGCAAGGCGAAGAGCGATTCCGTCAAGGACTGCGCGGCCGCCGCACGCGGCCAGCAGACGCTGCCGGACGTCCTGGAGAAGGAACAGTTGACCGGGGCCAACCCCCTGATCCGCCAGGGCGATGTGCTGTGCACCGTCACGACCGACAAGAACCTCGCCATGCTGAAGATCACCAAGGTCCTCCCGGGCGAGCAGAGAAACCCAGCGGCTGATATCCCGATGTTCGACGCGGAGTGGACGCGCTTCGAGCCGTAG
- a CDS encoding NAD-glutamate dehydrogenase gives MQTKLDEAKAELLARAARIAENGPAGGPAHGLGEESRAAYLQRYYLHTAPEDLAGRDPDDVLGAALSHYRLAENRPQGTANVRVHTPTVEENGWTCPHSVVEVVTDDMPFLVDSVTNELSRQGRGIHVVIHPQVIVRRDLTGKLIEILDNGSDRHDAAAAAGLPHDALTESWIHVEIDRETDRGDLKQITADLLRVLSDVREAVEDWEKMRDSALRIAEELPSEPIAGDLRDQEVDEARELLRWLADDHFTFLGYREYELIQAPTESGGEEDVLAVVPGTGLGILRSDPHHHDGHGGQEYAPNTRIGASPSFSRLPADARAKAREHKLLVLTKANSRATVHRPSYLDYIGVKKFDSDGNVIGERRFLGLFSSAAYTESVRRVPVIRRKVQEVLEGTGFSSNSHDGRDLLQILETYPRDELFQTPADQLRSIVTSVLYLQERRKLRLFLRQDEYGRYYSALVYLPRDRFTTDVRLRLTDILLEELNGRTPVDFTALHTESVLSRLHFVVRVQPGTELPDLTDADIERIEHRLVEAARSWADGFAEALGAEVGEERAAELMRRYANAFPEGYKADHSPRAAVADLQHLDRLAAAGREGDFALSLYEPVGAAHGERRFKIFRTGEQVSLSAVLPVLNRLGVEVVDERPYELRCSDRTTAWIYDFGLRLPATRANGEALADDARERFQNAFAAVWTGQAENDNFNQLVLGAGLDWRQAMVLRAYAKYLRQAGATFSQAYMEDTLRNNVHTTRLLVSLFEARMSPERQRAGTELTDALLEELEAALDQVASLDEDRILRSFLTLIKATLRTNHFQKNKGGEPHSYLSIKLDPQAIPDLPAPRPAYEIWVYSPRVEGVHLRFGKVARGGLRWSDRREDFRTEILGLVKAQMVKNTVIVPVGAKGGFVGKRLPDPSVDRDAWLAEGVACYKTFISGLLDITDNMVGGQVVPPKDVVRHDGDDTYLVVAADKGTATFSDIANEVAQAYGFWLGDAFASGGSAGYDHKGMGITARGAWESVKRHFRELGHDTQTQDFTVVGVGDMSGDVFGNGMLLSENIRLVAAFDHRHIFLDPNPDAATSYAERRRLFELPRSSWADYDTSLLSAGGGVHARSAKSITITPQVRAALGIEGGSAKMTPAELMKAILKAPVDLLWNGGIGTYVKAHTETHADVGDKANDAIRVDGQDLRVKVVGEGGNLGLTQLGRIEFAIAGGRINTDAIDNSAGVDTSDHEVNIKILLNAVVTDGDMTVKQRNKLLAEMTDEVGALVLRNNYAQNVALANAVVQAPSLLHAHQRSMRRLVRDGALDRALEFLPTDRQIRERLTSGRGLTQPELAVLLAYTKITVAEELIGTSLPDDLYLQRLLHAYFPSALNERFGEQIDAHALRREIVTTVLVNDTVNTGGSTFLHRLREETGASVEEIVRAHTAARAIFGLGEVWDAVEALDNVVAADVQTRIRLHSRRLVERGARWLLNNRPQPLELAETIDFFHDGVATVWSELPKLLRGADLDWYQQIHDGLTGAGVPDELATRVAGFSSVFPALDVVAIADRTDKDPLAVAEVYYDLADRLRITQLMDRIIELPRADRWQSMARASIREDLYAAHAALTADVLAAGNGAASPEQRFTTWEGQNAAILQRARTTLDEIQGSETFDLANLSVAMRTMRTLLRSRA, from the coding sequence ATGCAGACCAAGCTGGACGAAGCCAAGGCCGAGCTGCTCGCACGGGCTGCCCGGATCGCTGAGAACGGCCCCGCCGGGGGGCCCGCGCACGGCCTGGGTGAGGAGTCCCGCGCCGCGTACCTCCAGCGCTACTACCTGCACACCGCCCCCGAAGACCTCGCCGGACGCGACCCGGACGACGTCCTGGGCGCGGCGTTGTCCCACTACCGGCTGGCGGAAAACCGCCCCCAGGGCACCGCGAACGTCCGGGTCCACACCCCCACCGTCGAGGAGAACGGGTGGACCTGCCCGCACTCGGTGGTCGAGGTCGTCACCGACGACATGCCCTTCCTGGTCGACTCCGTCACCAACGAGCTGTCCCGCCAGGGCCGCGGCATCCACGTGGTGATCCACCCGCAGGTGATCGTCCGCCGCGACCTGACCGGCAAGCTCATCGAGATCCTCGACAACGGCTCCGACCGGCACGATGCCGCGGCCGCCGCCGGCCTGCCGCACGACGCCCTCACCGAGTCCTGGATCCACGTCGAGATCGACCGGGAGACCGACCGCGGCGACCTCAAGCAGATCACCGCCGACCTGCTGCGCGTGCTCTCCGACGTCCGTGAGGCCGTCGAGGACTGGGAGAAGATGCGCGACTCCGCGCTGCGTATCGCCGAGGAGCTGCCCTCCGAGCCCATCGCCGGCGACCTGCGCGACCAGGAGGTGGACGAGGCCCGCGAGCTGCTGCGCTGGCTGGCCGACGACCACTTCACCTTCCTGGGCTACCGCGAGTACGAGCTGATCCAGGCGCCCACCGAGAGCGGTGGCGAGGAGGACGTGCTGGCCGTCGTCCCCGGCACCGGGCTCGGCATCCTGCGCTCCGACCCGCACCACCACGACGGCCACGGCGGCCAGGAGTACGCGCCCAACACGCGGATCGGCGCCTCCCCGTCGTTCAGCCGGCTGCCCGCCGACGCCCGCGCCAAGGCCCGCGAGCACAAGCTGCTGGTCCTCACCAAGGCCAACAGCCGCGCCACCGTGCACCGGCCCTCGTACCTCGACTACATCGGCGTCAAGAAGTTCGACTCCGACGGCAACGTGATCGGCGAGCGCCGCTTCCTGGGCCTGTTCTCCTCGGCCGCGTACACCGAGTCGGTGCGCCGCGTGCCCGTCATCCGGCGCAAGGTCCAGGAGGTCCTCGAGGGCACGGGCTTCTCGTCCAACAGCCACGACGGCCGCGACCTGCTCCAGATCCTGGAGACCTACCCGCGCGACGAGCTGTTCCAGACCCCGGCCGACCAGCTGCGGTCGATCGTCACCTCCGTGCTGTACCTCCAGGAGCGCCGCAAGCTGCGGCTGTTCCTGCGCCAGGACGAGTACGGGCGCTACTACTCCGCGCTGGTCTACCTGCCGCGCGACCGCTTCACCACCGACGTCCGGCTGCGGCTCACCGACATCCTGCTGGAGGAGCTGAACGGCCGCACCCCGGTCGACTTCACCGCTCTGCACACCGAGTCCGTGCTCTCCCGGCTGCACTTCGTCGTCCGCGTCCAGCCCGGCACCGAGCTGCCCGACCTCACCGACGCCGACATCGAGCGCATCGAGCACCGGCTCGTCGAGGCCGCCCGCTCCTGGGCCGACGGCTTCGCCGAGGCGCTGGGCGCCGAGGTCGGCGAGGAGCGCGCGGCGGAGCTGATGCGCCGCTACGCCAACGCCTTCCCCGAGGGCTACAAGGCCGACCACTCGCCGCGCGCCGCCGTCGCCGACCTCCAGCACCTGGACCGGCTGGCCGCCGCGGGCCGCGAGGGGGACTTCGCGCTCAGCCTGTACGAGCCGGTCGGCGCGGCCCACGGCGAGCGCCGCTTCAAGATCTTCCGTACGGGCGAGCAGGTCTCGCTCTCCGCGGTGCTGCCGGTCCTGAACCGGCTCGGCGTCGAGGTCGTCGACGAGCGCCCGTACGAGCTGCGCTGCTCGGACCGGACCACCGCCTGGATCTACGACTTCGGGCTGCGGCTGCCGGCCACCCGCGCCAACGGCGAAGCGCTCGCCGACGACGCCCGCGAGCGCTTCCAGAACGCGTTCGCCGCCGTGTGGACCGGCCAGGCCGAGAACGACAACTTCAACCAGCTCGTGCTGGGAGCCGGCCTCGACTGGCGGCAGGCGATGGTGCTGCGCGCCTACGCCAAGTACCTGCGGCAGGCAGGGGCGACTTTCAGCCAGGCGTATATGGAGGACACCCTCCGCAACAACGTCCACACCACCCGGCTGCTGGTCTCCCTCTTCGAGGCCCGGATGTCGCCGGAGCGGCAGCGGGCGGGCACCGAGCTGACCGACGCCCTGCTGGAGGAGCTGGAAGCGGCCCTGGACCAGGTCGCCTCGCTGGACGAGGACCGCATCCTGCGCTCCTTCCTCACGCTCATCAAGGCGACGCTGCGCACCAACCACTTCCAGAAGAACAAGGGCGGCGAGCCGCACTCCTACCTGTCGATCAAGCTGGACCCGCAGGCCATCCCGGACCTGCCCGCGCCCCGCCCGGCGTACGAGATCTGGGTGTACTCCCCGCGGGTCGAGGGCGTCCACCTGCGCTTCGGCAAGGTCGCGCGCGGCGGCCTGCGCTGGTCCGACCGGCGCGAGGACTTCCGTACCGAGATCCTGGGCCTGGTCAAGGCGCAGATGGTGAAGAACACCGTCATCGTGCCGGTGGGCGCCAAGGGCGGCTTCGTCGGCAAGCGGCTGCCCGACCCGTCCGTGGACCGCGACGCGTGGCTGGCCGAGGGCGTCGCCTGCTACAAGACGTTCATCTCCGGCCTGCTGGACATCACCGACAACATGGTCGGCGGGCAGGTCGTGCCTCCGAAGGACGTCGTCCGCCACGACGGCGACGACACCTACCTTGTCGTCGCCGCCGACAAGGGCACGGCCACCTTCTCCGACATCGCCAACGAGGTCGCCCAGGCGTACGGGTTCTGGCTCGGCGACGCGTTCGCCTCCGGCGGCTCCGCCGGATACGACCACAAGGGCATGGGCATCACCGCCCGCGGCGCCTGGGAGTCGGTCAAGCGGCACTTCCGCGAGCTGGGGCACGACACCCAGACGCAGGACTTCACCGTCGTCGGCGTCGGTGACATGTCCGGTGACGTGTTCGGCAACGGCATGCTGCTGAGCGAGAACATCCGCCTGGTCGCCGCCTTCGACCACCGGCACATCTTCCTCGACCCGAACCCGGACGCGGCGACCTCCTACGCCGAGCGCCGCCGCCTGTTCGAACTGCCGCGCTCCTCGTGGGCGGACTACGACACCTCGCTGCTCTCCGCGGGCGGCGGCGTCCACGCGCGCAGCGCCAAGTCCATCACCATCACCCCGCAGGTCCGCGCGGCCCTGGGCATCGAGGGCGGCAGCGCCAAGATGACCCCGGCCGAGCTGATGAAGGCCATCCTCAAGGCACCGGTCGACCTGCTGTGGAACGGCGGCATCGGCACGTACGTCAAGGCGCACACCGAGACGCACGCCGACGTCGGCGACAAGGCGAACGACGCGATCCGGGTCGACGGCCAGGACCTGCGGGTCAAGGTCGTCGGCGAGGGCGGCAACCTCGGTCTGACCCAGCTCGGCCGCATCGAGTTCGCCATCGCCGGCGGCCGGATCAACACCGACGCGATCGACAACAGCGCGGGCGTGGACACCTCCGACCACGAGGTGAACATCAAGATCCTGCTCAACGCGGTCGTCACCGACGGCGACATGACCGTCAAGCAGCGCAACAAGCTGCTCGCGGAGATGACCGACGAGGTCGGCGCGCTGGTGCTGCGCAACAACTACGCCCAGAACGTCGCCCTGGCCAACGCCGTCGTCCAGGCCCCCAGCCTGCTCCACGCCCACCAGCGGTCCATGCGCCGCCTGGTGCGCGACGGAGCCCTGGACCGCGCGCTGGAGTTCCTGCCCACCGACCGGCAGATCCGCGAGCGGCTCACCTCCGGGCGCGGGCTGACCCAGCCCGAACTGGCCGTGCTGCTCGCCTACACCAAGATCACGGTGGCGGAGGAGCTGATCGGCACCAGCCTGCCCGACGACCTCTACCTCCAGCGCCTGCTGCACGCGTACTTCCCCAGCGCGCTGAACGAACGGTTCGGCGAGCAGATCGACGCCCACGCGCTGCGCCGCGAGATCGTCACCACGGTGCTGGTCAACGACACGGTCAACACCGGTGGTTCGACCTTCCTGCACCGCCTGCGGGAGGAGACCGGCGCGTCCGTCGAGGAGATCGTCCGTGCCCACACCGCCGCCCGCGCCATCTTCGGGCTCGGCGAGGTGTGGGACGCCGTCGAGGCACTGGACAATGTCGTCGCCGCCGACGTCCAGACCCGTATCCGGCTGCACTCGCGCCGGCTGGTCGAGCGCGGCGCCCGCTGGCTGCTCAACAACCGCCCGCAGCCGCTGGAGCTGGCCGAGACCATCGACTTCTTCCACGACGGCGTGGCGACGGTCTGGAGCGAGCTGCCGAAGCTGCTGCGCGGCGCGGACCTGGACTGGTACCAGCAGATCCACGACGGGCTGACCGGCGCCGGTGTGCCGGACGAGCTGGCGACCCGGGTGGCGGGCTTCTCCTCCGTCTTCCCGGCGCTGGACGTGGTCGCCATCGCCGACCGCACGGACAAGGACCCGCTGGCCGTCGCCGAGGTCTACTACGACCTGGCCGACCGGCTGCGGATCACCCAGCTCATGGACCGCATCATCGAGCTGCCGCGCGCGGACCGGTGGCAGTCGATGGCCCGCGCCTCCATCCGCGAGGACCTGTACGCGGCGCACGCCGCCCTCACCGCCGACGTGCTGGCGGCCGGGAACGGCGCGGCCTCGCCGGAGCAGCGGTTCACGACGTGGGAGGGCCAGAACGCGGCGATCCTGCAGCGGGCGCGCACCACGCTGGACGAGATCCAGGGCTCGGAGACCTTCGACCTGGCGAACCTGTCGGTGGCGATGCGGACGATGCGGACGCTGCTGCGGTCGCGGGCGTAG